TCTTGCCGTCGCTCACCTTGCTCGCGCCGATCGCGTTGCTGATCGAGGCGCCCATGTCCAGGCAGGTGTCCATCGCGTTCAGCGGCGCCAGGGCGCCGAGGGTGTAGCAGCCGATGTCGCCATAGACGTCGCCGCGCGCCTTCTTGAGCTCGAAGAAGACGCCGCGGTGCGGGCAGCCCGGACAGAGCACGGGCGGGCGCGGCAGCACGGCGGCGGGTTCGGCGCCGGCCGCCGCGGGCCGGGCGAGCCCGGCGCGGGCGAGCCGGCTGCGCAGGCGGCCGGGCGTCAGCTCGCCCAGCAGGCCCCTGATCGACTTGCCTTCGCAGGCGATGCCGGCGGCCTTCAGCAGCTCCTCGGTGAAGCCGTCCAGCTCCTCGATGACACACACGCGGTCCACCTGGGCGGCGAACTCGCGGATGCGGGCGAGCGGCAGCGGGTAGCTCAGGCCGAGGCGGAAGCAGCTGGCCTGCGGCAGCACCTCGCGCGCCTGGGCGTAGGCGGCGCCCGCGGCGACGATGCCCAGCGCCCTGTCGCCCCACTCGATCCGGTTGAGCGGCGTCTCCTCGCTGTAGGCGCGCAGCTTCTCCAGGCGCTCCTCGACGTAGGCGTGCCGCGGCCGCGCGTGGCCCGGCACCATCACGAACTTCTGCGAGTTCTTCTTGAAGCCGAGCACCGCGGGCTTCAGGGTCGCGCCCGCCGTTACGATGCCTTTGCTGTGGCTGATGCGCGTCGTCATGCGCAGGAGCACGGGCACGTCGAAGCGCTCGCTGATCGCCATGCCGATCTTGACGAAGTCCTTGCAGTCCTGGCTGTCGGCCGGCTCGAGCAGGGGGAGCTTGGCGAAGCGCGCGTAGTGGCGGTTGTCCTGCTCGTTCTGGCTGCTGTGCAGCTCGGGGTCGTCCGCGCTGACGATGACGAGTCCGCCGACCACGCCCGTGTAGGCGAGGGTCAGCAAGGGGTCGGCCGCCACGTTGAGCCCGACGTGCTTCTGCGTGCTCAGCGCCCGCGCGCCGCTGAAGGCGGCGCC
This genomic interval from bacterium contains the following:
- a CDS encoding indolepyruvate ferredoxin oxidoreductase subunit alpha, giving the protein VALGCREAGVHLGAGYPGTPSTEILETIARMVPEMYVQWSPNEKVGLEVAAGAAFSGARALSTQKHVGLNVAADPLLTLAYTGVVGGLVIVSADDPELHSSQNEQDNRHYARFAKLPLLEPADSQDCKDFVKIGMAISERFDVPVLLRMTTRISHSKGIVTAGATLKPAVLGFKKNSQKFVMVPGHARPRHAYVEERLEKLRAYSEETPLNRIEWGDRALGIVAAGAAYAQAREVLPQASCFRLGLSYPLPLARIREFAAQVDRVCVIEELDGFTEELLKAAGIACEGKSIRGLLGELTPGRLRSRLARAGLARPAAAGAEPAAVLPRPPVLCPGCPHRGVFFELKKARGDVYGDIGCYTLGALAPLNAMDTCLDMGASISNAIGASKVSDGKKPIFATIGDSTFLHSGMTGLLDAVYNRANITVIILDNRVTAMTGGQEHPHTGLTLMGQPAKQVDFEALARALGVEHIQRVMNHDLEDVHAALAEAEAYAGVSLIIADSPCALMPRKLRGTPYHIVESACTGCLRCLQTGCPSISLTGSFTPEGRRRAVIDTETCTGCALCPQTCGDAAIVLVTEEVPA